A genomic window from bacterium includes:
- a CDS encoding transposase — protein sequence MRKSRLGVEQIVGILKEADAGVRVGELCRKYGISDQTYDRWKAKYGWMEAGDAVRLRALEDENRKLKMIVVEQPLDIRVLKDITSREW from the coding sequence ATGAGGAAGAGCCGGCTCGGCGTGGAGCAGATCGTCGGCATCCTGAAGGAGGCGGACGCCGGCGTGAGGGTCGGGGAGCTGTGCCGGAAGTACGGGATCAGCGACCAGACGTACGACCGCTGGAAGGCGAAGTACGGCTGGATGGAGGCCGGCGACGCGGTGCGGCTGAGGGCGCTCGAGGACGAGAACCGCAAGCTGAAGATGATCGTCGTCGAGCAGCCGCTGGACATCCGCGTGCTGAAGGACATCACCTCGAGAGAGTGGTGA